Within the Thermodesulfobacteriota bacterium genome, the region TTTTATAAATTTTCTTTTATTGATATTGACAACTTGCCGGCATTAATTGCCATGTAGACACGTTCCGGCGTCAAGGGGAGTTCATAAATCCTGACACCGATGGCATCATAAACGGCATTCAAAATCGCAGGAATTGTGGGCATGATTGCCCCTTCCCCTACCTCTTTTGCACCGTATGGGCCGTTTGGTTCATTGGATTCTATGATAATGGTTTTTACCGGCGGCATATCCAGGGAGGTTACCAGTTTGTACTCAGCCAAGTCTGAATTGATTACCTTGCCCTTTTCATCAAACTTTACTTCTTCAAACATCGCCTCGCCCATTCCCATTGAAAGGGATCCTTCCATCTGGCCTTCCACCGAAGTTTTGTTGATGGCAAAGCCGCAGTCGTGTGCGTCGGTCATCTTTTCGATAGTAACCTGTCCGGTTTCAAGATCAACATCCACTTCGACAACCTGGGCCGAACATCCGTACGCCGGTGAAGTGCCGACGGCCGCACCCTTAAAATTTCCGCCAAGTTGAGTAGGCCTGTATTTTCCTGTCCCCACAATGGAACCTTTTGCCAGAAAGGCGATCCTGGATGCTTCTTTAAATGTGAGTGGCCCTGTTTCCTGGTTATCTGTCCATCCCTTGTGCTCACTAATATAGCGCTCCCGCAGTTCGCTGAAATCGATACCTTTTTTCCTGAAAACTATCAGTCCGTTTTCAATATTCATATCTCCAACCGGAACATTCAATTCATCCGACAGAATTTCCAGTACTTTCTGTCTTACATTTTCAGCAGCCTCCCTGGCGGCATGGCCTGTCATAAGTGTCTGACGGCTTGAGTAGGCTCCCAGGTCAACGCCCATATCTGTATCACCTGAGGCAATGCGAACGTATTCGAGAGGAACTCCCAGGGCTTCGGCAACAATCATGGCAAAAGTAGTGTCCGAACCCTGTCCGATTTCAGCAGAGGCTGTATATACCAATACAGTGCCGCCGTCCTCGGTAAGCTTTACCACAACGGTACAGTGATAAGTTTCCGACCTGTAGATAGGGTATCCCGCACCGGATACAAAAAAGCCGCAAGCCATTCCGATCCCTTTGCCCTTCGGAAGGTTGCCCTTTTTTGCATCCCATCCGGAGCCTTCCTTTACAGCCTCGATACATTCCCTCATACCCAGGCTGCTCATATTCAAATCATTACACGTGGTATCGCCGGTCACCATCATGTTTTTCAGCCTCAGCTCTATGGGGTTCATTTTAAGTTCTTCTGCTATCATATCAAGTTGCTGCTCCCAGGCGGCCCTTGCAATCACACCGCCGTGCCCTCTCTGAGCGCCGCATGCAGGTTTATTATTATATATCCTGTACCCATCATATTTCATATTAGGAAGTCTGTATGGCCCGCCGAGCAATGATCCTGCGTAATATACAGTGGCAATGCCGAAGCTCGA harbors:
- a CDS encoding molybdopterin cofactor-binding domain-containing protein, with the translated sequence MSRYNVINSRLPRVDTPDKASGRGVFIDDMSMPGMIFGALLQSPLAHAKILNIDTSVAESLPGVKAVVTAKDAGLVKYGVSPARYDETLFCHDKVRYVGDEIAAVVAIDLETAQKAISLIDVDYEELPAVFTIEEALAEGAPLLHEDYPGNICAEVHHEFGDVETAFAQCDLIKTTTFKNKRQDGAFIEPPGCIADYDLAGRLTLHSSTQSPHYIQRTIAMVLGLPVGKIRVVKPYVGGGFGIKASANAQELAACLLSMKTGKPVKMIYSREQVFMLCRARHQFTHKLTTGVKKDGTLMALEHECYLDGGAYSSFGIATVYYAGSLLGGPYRLPNMKYDGYRIYNNKPACGAQRGHGGVIARAAWEQQLDMIAEELKMNPIELRLKNMMVTGDTTCNDLNMSSLGMRECIEAVKEGSGWDAKKGNLPKGKGIGMACGFFVSGAGYPIYRSETYHCTVVVKLTEDGGTVLVYTASAEIGQGSDTTFAMIVAEALGVPLEYVRIASGDTDMGVDLGAYSSRQTLMTGHAAREAAENVRQKVLEILSDELNVPVGDMNIENGLIVFRKKGIDFSELRERYISEHKGWTDNQETGPLTFKEASRIAFLAKGSIVGTGKYRPTQLGGNFKGAAVGTSPAYGCSAQVVEVDVDLETGQVTIEKMTDAHDCGFAINKTSVEGQMEGSLSMGMGEAMFEEVKFDEKGKVINSDLAEYKLVTSLDMPPVKTIIIESNEPNGPYGAKEVGEGAIMPTIPAILNAVYDAIGVRIYELPLTPERVYMAINAGKLSISIKENL